Proteins encoded by one window of Pseudomonas sp. PSKL.D1:
- the mlaD gene encoding outer membrane lipid asymmetry maintenance protein MlaD, with translation MQNRTLEIGVGLFLLAGILALLLLALRVSGLSASPSSDTYKVYAYFDNIAGLTVRAKVTMAGVTIGKVTAIDLDRDSYTGRVTLQLDKSVDNLPTDSTASILTAGLLGEKYIGISVGGEDDVLKDGATIHDTQSALVLEDLIGKFLLNSVGKEPKEAQPAN, from the coding sequence ATGCAAAACCGCACCCTGGAAATCGGTGTCGGCCTGTTCCTCCTGGCCGGGATCCTGGCGCTGCTGCTGCTGGCCCTGCGTGTCAGCGGGCTGTCGGCCAGCCCGAGCAGCGATACCTATAAAGTTTACGCGTACTTCGACAATATCGCGGGTTTGACGGTCAGAGCTAAAGTGACCATGGCCGGTGTGACGATCGGCAAGGTCACCGCCATCGATCTGGACCGTGATTCCTACACCGGCCGGGTGACGCTGCAGCTGGATAAGTCGGTCGATAACCTGCCGACCGACTCCACCGCTTCGATCCTGACCGCCGGTTTGCTTGGCGAGAAGTACATCGGCATCAGCGTGGGCGGTGAAGACGACGTGCTCAAGGATGGCGCGACCATCCACGACACCCAGTCGGCGCTGGTGCTGGAAGATCTTATTGGCAAGTTCCTGCTCAACTCCGTTGGCAAGGAACCGAAAGAAGCGCAACCGGCTAATTAA
- the hpf gene encoding ribosome hibernation-promoting factor, HPF/YfiA family: MQVNISGQHVEVTQPLRDYVLEKLARVESHFDRITNVQVIMKVEKLQQKVEATVQIPGGEVVANAEHEDMYAAIDALADKLDRQLKKHKEKQQSLLQGAAAR; the protein is encoded by the coding sequence ATGCAAGTCAATATCAGTGGACAGCATGTAGAAGTCACCCAGCCGCTGCGCGATTACGTGCTTGAAAAGCTCGCCCGGGTGGAGAGTCACTTCGACAGGATCACCAACGTGCAGGTCATCATGAAGGTCGAGAAGCTGCAGCAGAAGGTCGAAGCGACCGTGCAGATTCCCGGCGGTGAAGTGGTTGCCAACGCCGAACACGAAGACATGTATGCAGCAATCGACGCCTTGGCCGACAAGCTCGACCGCCAACTGAAAAAACACAAGGAAAAACAGCAAAGCCTGCTGCAAGGTGCAGCTGCACGCTGA
- the mlaE gene encoding lipid asymmetry maintenance ABC transporter permease subunit MlaE, producing the protein MRRKSLLERIRVLGRSAIDILAVLGRSCLFLFHALVGRGGIGGGFQLLTRQLYSVGVLSLAIVVVSGMFIGMVLALQGYSILTKYGSEQAVGQMVALTLLRELGPVVTALLFAGRAGSALTAEIGNMKSTEQLSSLEMIGVDPLKYIVAPRLWAGFISLPLLALIFSVVGIWGGSWVAVDWLGVYEGSFWANMQNSVSFTDDVLNGLIKSLVFAFVTTWIAVFQGYDCEPTSEGISRATTKTVVYASLAVLGLDFILTALMFGDF; encoded by the coding sequence ATGCGCAGAAAATCCTTACTCGAACGCATTCGCGTGTTGGGCCGCTCGGCCATCGACATTCTGGCGGTACTGGGGCGTTCCTGCCTGTTCCTGTTCCATGCGCTGGTCGGTCGTGGCGGCATAGGCGGCGGCTTCCAGTTACTGACCCGGCAGTTGTATTCGGTGGGCGTGCTGTCGCTGGCCATCGTGGTGGTGTCCGGCATGTTCATCGGCATGGTGCTGGCCCTTCAGGGCTACAGCATCCTGACCAAGTACGGCTCCGAGCAGGCGGTTGGGCAGATGGTCGCCCTCACGTTGCTGCGTGAACTGGGGCCCGTGGTGACCGCGCTGTTGTTTGCCGGGCGCGCAGGCTCTGCACTGACCGCCGAAATCGGCAACATGAAATCCACCGAGCAGCTGTCGAGCCTCGAAATGATCGGCGTCGACCCGCTCAAGTACATCGTCGCACCGCGTCTGTGGGCCGGTTTCATCTCGCTGCCTTTGCTGGCGCTGATCTTCAGCGTGGTCGGCATCTGGGGCGGATCGTGGGTGGCGGTTGACTGGCTGGGGGTCTACGAAGGTTCGTTCTGGGCCAACATGCAGAACAGTGTTTCGTTCACCGACGACGTGCTCAACGGGCTGATCAAGAGCCTGGTGTTCGCCTTCGTCACAACCTGGATTGCCGTATTCCAGGGGTACGACTGCGAGCCCACTTCAGAAGGGATCAGCCGTGCCACCACCAAGACCGTGGTCTATGCCTCGTTGGCAGTACTGGGTCTGGACTTTATTCTGACCGCCTTGATGTTTGGAGATTTCTGA
- a CDS encoding KpsF/GutQ family sugar-phosphate isomerase has translation MSQSSELIQSALRTLRLEIEAVEGLVARIDANFVKACELILASKGRVVVVGMGKSGHIGSKIAATLASTGTTAFFVHPAEASHGDMGMITRDDVILALSNSGSTAEIVTLLPLIKRLGIQLISLTGNPDSPLALAAEVNLDARVAQEACPLNLAPTSSTTAALVLGDALAIALLEARGFTAEDFAFSHPGGALGRRLLLKVENVMHAGDDLPQVQRGTLLKDALLEMSRKGLGMTVVLEKDGTLAGIFTDGDLRRSLDRNIDVHKTLIDQVMTVHGKTARAEMLAAEALKIMEDHKINALVVVDKDDRPTGALNMHDLLRAGVM, from the coding sequence ATGAGCCAATCCAGCGAGTTGATCCAGTCCGCGTTGCGCACGCTGCGCCTGGAAATCGAGGCCGTAGAAGGCCTTGTCGCCCGGATCGACGCCAACTTCGTCAAGGCTTGCGAGCTGATTCTGGCGAGCAAGGGCCGTGTCGTGGTGGTCGGCATGGGCAAGTCCGGGCACATCGGCAGCAAGATTGCCGCCACCCTGGCGAGCACCGGCACGACCGCATTTTTCGTGCATCCGGCCGAGGCCAGTCATGGCGACATGGGCATGATCACCCGTGACGATGTCATCCTTGCCCTGTCCAATTCGGGCAGCACAGCTGAAATCGTCACCCTGCTGCCATTGATCAAGCGCCTGGGCATCCAGCTGATCAGCCTGACCGGCAACCCGGATTCGCCGCTGGCGCTGGCCGCCGAAGTCAATCTCGATGCACGCGTGGCGCAGGAAGCCTGCCCGCTGAACCTGGCCCCTACTTCCTCCACCACAGCGGCATTGGTACTGGGGGATGCTTTGGCCATCGCACTGCTGGAGGCGCGCGGCTTCACCGCTGAAGATTTCGCCTTTTCGCACCCGGGTGGCGCCTTGGGCCGCCGCCTGCTGCTCAAGGTCGAAAACGTGATGCATGCCGGCGATGACCTGCCTCAGGTGCAGCGCGGCACATTGCTCAAGGACGCCCTGCTTGAAATGTCCCGCAAAGGTTTAGGCATGACCGTCGTCCTCGAAAAGGACGGCACCCTTGCCGGGATCTTCACCGACGGCGACCTGCGCCGCAGCCTGGACCGCAACATCGACGTGCACAAAACGCTGATCGACCAGGTAATGACCGTGCACGGCAAAACCGCCCGAGCCGAGATGCTCGCCGCCGAAGCGCTTAAAATCATGGAAGACCACAAAATCAACGCGCTGGTGGTGGTCGACAAGGACGACCGCCCGACTGGCGCCCTGAACATGCACGACCTGCTGCGCGCAGGCGTCATGTAA
- a CDS encoding KdsC family phosphatase: MTQTLLQRGKAIKLAVFDVDGVLTDGRLYFLEDGSEFKTFNTLDGHGIKMLMASGVTTAIISGRKTPVVERRAKNLGIPHLFQGREDKLVVLDSLLAELGLSYEQVAYLGDDLPDLPVIRRVGLGMAVANAAPFVRQHAHGVTDARGGEGAAREFCELIMQAQGTLDAANAHYL; the protein is encoded by the coding sequence ATGACCCAGACCCTGCTGCAACGTGGCAAAGCCATCAAGCTTGCCGTCTTCGACGTGGACGGCGTGCTCACCGATGGCCGCCTGTACTTCCTTGAAGACGGCAGCGAATTCAAGACCTTCAACACCCTCGACGGCCACGGCATCAAAATGCTCATGGCCTCGGGCGTGACCACGGCAATCATCAGCGGGCGCAAGACCCCAGTGGTGGAACGCCGGGCCAAAAACCTCGGCATCCCGCACCTGTTCCAGGGCCGGGAAGACAAATTGGTGGTACTCGACAGCCTGCTTGCCGAACTGGGCCTAAGCTATGAACAGGTCGCCTACCTGGGCGACGACCTGCCCGACCTGCCGGTGATTCGCCGGGTGGGGCTGGGCATGGCGGTGGCCAATGCCGCACCGTTCGTACGCCAGCACGCCCACGGCGTGACCGACGCGCGAGGCGGCGAAGGTGCCGCACGCGAGTTCTGCGAACTGATCATGCAGGCCCAGGGCACCCTGGACGCTGCCAACGCTCACTATCTGTAA
- a CDS encoding HPr family phosphocarrier protein yields the protein MPAREITIINKLGLHARAAAKFVGVAGKYPCQVRVGRAPDKLVDGKSIMAVMMLAAGKGTQVHLHTEGEQDNDALEALVALINNFFDEGE from the coding sequence ATGCCCGCCCGCGAAATCACCATCATCAACAAGCTGGGGCTGCATGCCCGGGCGGCAGCCAAGTTTGTCGGCGTGGCCGGGAAGTATCCCTGCCAGGTCCGCGTTGGCCGGGCGCCAGACAAGCTGGTGGACGGCAAAAGCATCATGGCGGTGATGATGTTGGCGGCTGGTAAAGGTACGCAGGTGCATCTGCATACCGAGGGTGAGCAGGATAACGATGCATTGGAAGCGTTGGTGGCGCTGATCAACAACTTCTTCGACGAAGGCGAGTAG
- the lptA gene encoding lipopolysaccharide transport periplasmic protein LptA: protein MRLVKTLPLLLSLSAALGSASAFALPNDRDQPIRIQADNAHLDDKQGVATYTGDVIITQGSMMIKGNTVTMTRAANGDIDVVTSVGNLAYFEQQQSAAKPDKMKGWAVTIQYQAQKDTVILTDRAKVENEGNTTEGEKIVYNTKSQVATAGRGGNVTQPRQRIDMVIQPKKKAE from the coding sequence ATGAGGCTCGTTAAAACCCTCCCCCTTTTGCTCAGCCTGAGCGCAGCACTGGGAAGCGCGAGCGCCTTCGCCCTGCCGAACGACCGTGACCAGCCGATCCGCATCCAGGCCGACAACGCGCACCTGGACGACAAGCAAGGCGTGGCCACCTACACCGGCGATGTGATCATCACGCAAGGTTCGATGATGATCAAAGGCAACACCGTGACCATGACCCGTGCCGCCAATGGCGATATCGACGTAGTGACCTCGGTGGGCAACCTGGCCTACTTCGAGCAACAGCAGAGTGCTGCAAAGCCCGACAAAATGAAGGGCTGGGCGGTGACCATCCAGTACCAGGCACAGAAGGACACGGTCATTCTTACCGACCGCGCCAAGGTCGAGAACGAAGGCAACACCACCGAAGGCGAGAAGATCGTCTACAACACCAAGTCCCAGGTTGCGACCGCCGGTCGCGGTGGCAACGTGACCCAGCCACGTCAGCGCATCGACATGGTGATCCAGCCTAAGAAGAAGGCCGAGTAA
- the lptC gene encoding LPS export ABC transporter periplasmic protein LptC, with product MFSKKARNIALLVVIAALLAAIGYWNVSPESFLDKPVAQVDESAIDYYATNAHSVQFLPDGKLQYEMTADKVEHLRVSEVTLVTKPDLHMYRGTEYPWHVQSVRAEVNPDGTEVELIDQVRVARTDEKQRETIITSSRMTVFPQKQYAQTEQAVRIDGAGGTTTGKGMKAYLKEGRMDLLSNVRGQYEAR from the coding sequence ATGTTCAGCAAGAAAGCCCGCAATATTGCGCTGCTCGTGGTGATTGCCGCCCTGCTGGCGGCCATCGGCTACTGGAATGTCAGCCCTGAAAGCTTCCTCGACAAGCCCGTGGCCCAAGTCGACGAAAGTGCCATCGACTATTACGCCACCAACGCCCACAGCGTGCAGTTTCTGCCCGACGGCAAGCTGCAGTACGAAATGACCGCCGACAAGGTCGAACACCTGCGTGTCAGTGAGGTCACACTGGTGACCAAACCGGACCTGCACATGTACCGCGGCACCGAATACCCCTGGCACGTGCAAAGTGTGCGCGCCGAGGTCAATCCGGACGGCACCGAGGTCGAGCTGATCGACCAGGTGCGGGTTGCCCGCACCGATGAAAAACAGCGCGAAACCATCATCACCAGCTCGCGCATGACGGTATTCCCACAGAAGCAATATGCGCAGACCGAGCAAGCCGTTAGAATCGACGGCGCCGGTGGCACCACCACAGGCAAGGGAATGAAAGCGTATTTGAAAGAAGGCAGGATGGACCTGCTCTCTAACGTAAGAGGACAGTATGAGGCTCGTTAA
- the rapZ gene encoding RNase adapter RapZ, giving the protein MRLIIVSGRSGSGKSTALDVLEDNGYYVIDNLPAGLLPQLAENALINTELMQPKVAVSIDARNLPSHLSRFPELLEEARARHIQCDVLYLDADEETLLKRFSETRRRHPLTNADRSLAEAIRVETELLGPIADLADLKIDTTRLNLYQLRDSIKLRLLNQPEPGTAFLVESFGFKRGMPVDADLVFDVRCLPNPYWKPELREHSGLEQPVIDYLAAQPDVEEMFNDISSYLVKWLPRFAASNRAYVTIAIGCTGGHHRSVYITERLGQLLQQTLKNVQVRHRDL; this is encoded by the coding sequence ATGCGCCTGATCATCGTTAGCGGCCGGTCCGGCTCCGGCAAGAGTACCGCCCTCGATGTACTGGAAGACAACGGCTATTACGTCATCGACAACCTGCCAGCGGGGCTGCTGCCTCAACTGGCCGAGAATGCGTTGATCAACACCGAGTTGATGCAGCCCAAAGTGGCTGTGAGCATTGATGCGCGTAACCTGCCAAGCCACCTGTCGCGCTTCCCGGAGCTGCTGGAAGAGGCGCGCGCACGCCATATCCAGTGTGACGTGCTTTACCTGGACGCCGACGAAGAAACGCTGCTCAAGCGGTTTTCCGAAACCCGCCGGCGCCATCCCCTGACCAACGCCGACCGCTCGCTGGCCGAAGCGATCCGCGTGGAAACAGAACTATTGGGGCCGATTGCCGACCTTGCCGACCTGAAGATCGACACGACTCGGCTCAACCTGTATCAACTGCGCGATTCGATCAAGCTGCGGCTGCTCAATCAACCCGAGCCAGGCACAGCGTTTCTGGTGGAATCGTTTGGTTTCAAGCGCGGGATGCCGGTCGATGCCGACCTGGTGTTTGATGTGCGCTGCCTGCCTAACCCGTACTGGAAACCGGAGCTGCGTGAGCATTCCGGCCTTGAACAGCCGGTTATCGACTACCTGGCCGCGCAACCGGACGTCGAAGAAATGTTCAACGACATATCGAGCTACCTGGTCAAATGGCTACCACGCTTTGCAGCCAGTAACCGCGCCTATGTCACCATCGCCATTGGCTGCACCGGCGGCCACCATCGCTCGGTGTACATCACTGAACGCCTCGGCCAACTTCTGCAACAGACTTTGAAAAACGTCCAGGTCCGCCACCGCGACCTCTAG
- the lptB gene encoding LPS export ABC transporter ATP-binding protein: MATLKAQHLAKSYKGRQVVRDVSLSIDSGQIVGLLGPNGAGKTTCFYMIVGLVQADQGRVRIDNLDVSHQPMHGRARAGIGYLPQEASIFRKLSVADNIMAILETRQDLDREGRRKELESLLQEFHISHIRDNLGMSLSGGERRRVEIARALATAPKFILLDEPFAGVDPISVGDIKQIIHHLKAKGIGVLITDHNVRETLDICETAYIVNDGQLIAEGDAETILANELVKEVYLGHEFRL; the protein is encoded by the coding sequence ATGGCAACCCTCAAAGCCCAGCACCTGGCCAAGAGCTACAAGGGGCGGCAGGTCGTACGTGACGTCAGCCTGTCGATCGACAGTGGCCAGATCGTCGGCCTGCTCGGCCCCAACGGCGCCGGCAAGACCACCTGCTTCTACATGATCGTAGGGCTGGTACAGGCCGACCAGGGCCGTGTGCGCATCGACAACCTCGACGTGAGCCACCAGCCCATGCACGGCCGCGCTCGCGCGGGCATCGGTTACCTGCCGCAGGAAGCTTCCATCTTCCGCAAGCTGTCAGTTGCCGACAACATCATGGCGATCCTCGAAACACGCCAGGATCTGGACCGTGAAGGCCGGCGCAAAGAGCTGGAAAGCCTGCTGCAGGAGTTTCACATCAGCCACATCCGCGACAACCTCGGCATGAGCCTGTCCGGTGGTGAGCGCCGCCGGGTGGAAATCGCCCGCGCCCTGGCCACCGCACCGAAATTCATCCTGCTGGACGAACCGTTCGCAGGCGTCGACCCGATTTCGGTGGGCGACATCAAGCAGATCATCCATCACCTCAAGGCCAAGGGCATCGGGGTGCTGATCACCGACCACAACGTGCGTGAAACCCTGGATATCTGCGAGACCGCCTACATCGTCAACGATGGCCAACTGATCGCCGAAGGCGATGCCGAGACCATCCTGGCCAACGAGCTGGTCAAGGAAGTCTACCTGGGTCACGAGTTCCGCCTCTGA
- a CDS encoding MlaC/ttg2D family ABC transporter substrate-binding protein, whose translation MISILRRGLLVLLAAFPLLTFAAQSPHDVVQGTTTELLSDLKANKEQYKSNPNAFYDALNRILGPVVDADGISRSIMTVKYSRKATPAQMQRFQENFKRSLMQFYGNALLEYNNQGITVDPAKADDGKRASVGMKVTGNNGAVYPVQYTLENLGGEWKVRNVIVNGINIGKLFRDQFADAMQRNGNDLDKTIDGWAGEVAKAKETADNSPEKAVK comes from the coding sequence ATGATTTCGATCCTGCGACGTGGCCTGCTGGTCCTGCTGGCGGCCTTCCCCCTGCTGACGTTTGCGGCCCAGTCGCCCCATGACGTGGTTCAGGGTACGACCACTGAACTGCTTAGCGACCTGAAGGCCAACAAAGAGCAGTACAAAAGCAACCCTAATGCCTTCTACGATGCCCTGAACCGCATTCTGGGCCCGGTGGTCGATGCTGACGGGATTTCCCGGAGCATCATGACCGTCAAGTATTCGCGCAAGGCCACCCCAGCGCAGATGCAGCGCTTTCAGGAAAACTTCAAGCGTAGCCTGATGCAGTTCTATGGCAATGCGCTGCTGGAGTACAACAATCAGGGCATCACCGTCGACCCGGCCAAGGCCGATGATGGCAAGCGTGCCAGTGTTGGCATGAAGGTCACCGGTAATAACGGTGCCGTGTACCCGGTCCAGTACACCCTCGAGAACCTGGGTGGCGAGTGGAAGGTGCGTAACGTCATCGTCAACGGCATCAACATCGGCAAGCTGTTCCGCGACCAGTTCGCCGACGCCATGCAGCGTAATGGCAACGACTTGGACAAGACCATCGACGGCTGGGCCGGCGAAGTGGCCAAGGCCAAGGAAACCGCCGATAACTCTCCGGAGAAGGCCGTCAAATGA
- the ptsN gene encoding PTS IIA-like nitrogen regulatory protein PtsN codes for MIRLETILTPGRSLVNVPGGSKKRALEKVATLIAEQVPELEMQNVFDKLIAREKLGSTGFGNGIAIPHCRLEGCIAPVSALLHLDAPIDYDAIDGAPVDLLFVLLVPEAATDAHLELLRQIASMLDRKEVRERLRAADSSKALFQVVLDVQNEH; via the coding sequence ATGATCCGACTTGAAACCATCCTGACCCCCGGCCGTTCCCTGGTGAACGTGCCGGGCGGCAGCAAGAAGCGCGCCCTGGAAAAGGTCGCCACCCTGATTGCCGAACAAGTACCCGAGCTGGAGATGCAAAACGTCTTCGACAAGCTGATCGCCCGCGAAAAGCTTGGCTCCACCGGTTTTGGCAACGGCATCGCCATTCCCCACTGCCGGCTGGAAGGTTGCATTGCACCCGTCAGCGCCCTGCTCCACCTGGATGCTCCGATTGACTACGACGCCATTGATGGCGCCCCGGTCGACCTGCTGTTCGTCCTGCTGGTGCCAGAAGCTGCCACCGACGCCCATCTGGAGCTGCTGCGCCAGATTGCCAGCATGCTGGATCGCAAGGAGGTTCGCGAGCGCCTGCGTGCTGCAGACAGCAGCAAGGCCCTGTTCCAGGTAGTCCTGGACGTACAGAACGAGCACTGA
- a CDS encoding BolA family protein — protein MQAVEVKSFLEEKLPGSRVEVEGEGCNFQLNVISDELAGLSPVKRQQAIYAHLNPWIANGSIHAVTMKFFSSAAWAERT, from the coding sequence ATGCAGGCCGTAGAAGTTAAGAGCTTCCTTGAAGAAAAATTGCCGGGATCCCGGGTCGAAGTTGAAGGCGAAGGCTGCAACTTCCAGTTGAACGTGATCAGCGACGAGTTGGCTGGCCTGAGCCCGGTCAAGCGTCAGCAGGCGATCTATGCTCACCTTAATCCGTGGATCGCCAATGGCAGCATCCATGCAGTAACCATGAAATTTTTCAGCAGCGCAGCCTGGGCTGAGCGCACCTGA
- a CDS encoding ATP-binding cassette domain-containing protein has product MSVDSAYAVELKGVTFKRGSRSIFSNVDIRIPRGKVTGIMGPSGCGKTTLLRLMGAQLRPSGGEVWVAGQNLPSLSRSDLFDARKQMGVLFQSGALFTDLDVFENVAFPLRVHTQLSDEMIRDIVLMKLQAVGLRGAIDLMPDELSGGMKRRVALARAIALDPQILMYDEPFVGQDPIAMGVLVRLIRLLNDALGITSIVVSHDLAETASIADYIYVVGDGQVLGQGTPDELMGSDNPRIRQFMKGDPDGPVPFHFPAPDYRADLLGAR; this is encoded by the coding sequence ATGAGTGTGGATAGCGCCTACGCGGTCGAGTTGAAGGGAGTCACCTTCAAGCGCGGTTCGCGCAGCATTTTCAGCAACGTGGACATTCGCATCCCGCGGGGCAAGGTCACCGGTATCATGGGGCCATCGGGGTGCGGCAAAACCACGTTGCTGCGCTTGATGGGCGCGCAATTGCGCCCCTCGGGCGGCGAAGTATGGGTTGCCGGGCAAAACCTGCCGAGCCTGTCACGCAGCGACCTGTTCGACGCGCGCAAGCAGATGGGGGTGCTGTTCCAGAGCGGCGCCTTGTTCACCGACCTCGACGTGTTCGAGAACGTGGCGTTTCCGCTGCGTGTGCACACGCAGCTGTCGGACGAGATGATCCGCGACATCGTGCTGATGAAGCTGCAGGCCGTGGGCCTTCGTGGCGCCATCGACCTGATGCCCGACGAACTGTCTGGCGGTATGAAGCGCCGTGTGGCACTGGCCCGCGCCATTGCCCTGGACCCGCAGATCCTGATGTACGACGAGCCATTCGTCGGCCAGGACCCAATCGCCATGGGCGTACTGGTACGGCTGATCCGCCTGCTCAACGATGCGTTGGGTATCACCAGCATCGTGGTGTCCCATGACCTGGCCGAAACCGCCAGCATCGCCGACTACATCTACGTGGTGGGCGATGGTCAGGTGTTGGGCCAAGGTACGCCTGACGAGCTGATGGGGTCCGATAACCCGCGCATTCGCCAGTTCATGAAGGGCGACCCGGACGGCCCGGTGCCCTTCCATTTCCCTGCGCCTGACTACCGCGCCGATTTGCTGGGGGCGCGTTGA
- a CDS encoding RNA polymerase factor sigma-54 → MKPSLVLKMGQQLTMTPQLQQAIRLLQLSTLDLQQEIQEALESNPMLERQEDGDDFDNSDPMADNAENKPAAEVQDNSFQESTPSADNLEDGEWSERIPNELPVDTAWEDIYQTSASSLPSNDDDEWDFTTRTSAGESLQTHLLWQLNLAPMSDTDRLIAVTLIDCINDQGYLEESLDEICAGFDPELDIELDEIEAVLHRIQQFEPAGVGARTLGECLLLQLRQLPASTPWMTEAKRLVTDFIDLLGSRDYSQLMRRMKLKEDELRQVIELVQTLNPRPGSQIESSEPEYVVPDVIVRKDSDRWLVELNQEAVPRLRVNPQYAGFVRRADTSADNTFMRNQLQEARWFIKSLQSRNETLMKVATQIVEHQRGFLDHGDEAMKPLVLHDIAEAVGMHESTISRVTTQKYMHTPRGIYELKYFFSSHVSTAEGGECSSTAIRAIIKKLVAAENAKKPLSDSKIAGLLEAQGIQVARRTVAKYRESLGIAPSSERKRLM, encoded by the coding sequence ATGAAACCATCGCTCGTCCTAAAAATGGGCCAGCAACTGACGATGACCCCGCAGTTGCAACAGGCCATCCGTCTCCTGCAGCTTTCCACCCTGGACCTTCAGCAGGAAATCCAGGAAGCGCTGGAGTCCAACCCGATGCTCGAACGTCAGGAAGACGGCGACGACTTCGACAACAGCGACCCGATGGCGGATAACGCCGAGAACAAGCCGGCCGCCGAAGTCCAGGACAACAGCTTCCAGGAAAGCACCCCCAGCGCAGATAACCTGGAGGACGGCGAGTGGAGCGAGCGAATCCCCAATGAACTCCCGGTAGATACGGCCTGGGAGGACATCTACCAGACCAGCGCCAGCAGCCTGCCAAGCAACGATGACGACGAGTGGGACTTCACCACCCGCACATCCGCTGGCGAAAGCCTGCAGACCCACCTGCTGTGGCAGCTGAACCTGGCACCGATGTCGGACACGGATCGGCTGATCGCCGTCACCCTGATCGACTGCATCAACGACCAGGGCTACCTCGAAGAATCCCTCGACGAAATCTGTGCCGGCTTTGATCCGGAGCTCGACATCGAGCTGGACGAAATCGAAGCAGTACTGCACCGCATTCAGCAGTTCGAACCTGCCGGCGTCGGTGCTCGCACCCTGGGTGAATGCCTGCTGCTGCAACTGCGCCAGCTTCCCGCCAGCACGCCCTGGATGACCGAAGCCAAGCGCCTGGTTACCGACTTCATCGACCTGCTCGGCAGCCGCGACTACAGCCAGCTGATGCGCCGCATGAAGCTGAAAGAGGACGAACTGCGCCAGGTCATCGAACTGGTTCAAACCCTCAACCCGCGCCCAGGCTCGCAAATCGAGTCGAGTGAGCCGGAGTACGTGGTCCCTGACGTGATCGTACGCAAGGACAGCGACCGTTGGCTGGTTGAGCTCAATCAGGAGGCGGTGCCGCGCCTGCGGGTCAACCCGCAATATGCCGGTTTCGTACGCCGTGCCGACACCAGTGCCGACAACACTTTCATGCGCAACCAGTTGCAGGAAGCGCGCTGGTTCATCAAAAGCCTGCAAAGCCGCAATGAAACGCTGATGAAGGTTGCCACCCAGATCGTCGAGCACCAGCGCGGCTTCCTGGACCACGGCGACGAGGCAATGAAGCCATTGGTGCTTCACGATATTGCGGAAGCGGTGGGCATGCACGAGTCGACCATTTCGCGGGTGACCACGCAGAAATACATGCACACCCCACGCGGCATCTACGAACTGAAATACTTTTTCTCGAGCCACGTGAGCACCGCCGAAGGCGGAGAGTGCTCGTCTACAGCGATCCGCGCGATCATCAAGAAACTGGTTGCCGCGGAAAATGCGAAAAAGCCATTGAGTGACAGCAAGATCGCTGGTTTACTGGAGGCACAAGGCATCCAGGTCGCCCGTCGCACCGTCGCCAAGTACCGTGAGTCCCTCGGCATCGCACCGTCGAGCGAACGCAAGCGACTGATGTAG
- a CDS encoding STAS domain-containing protein gives MSEADVSMAEPGVLRLAGVLDYRSGPALRKQGKALITASGEARLVLDCSGVARSTSVGLSLLLAFIRDAQAAGKACEVRSMPDDMREIAEVYDLDEVLAG, from the coding sequence ATGAGTGAGGCCGATGTGAGCATGGCCGAGCCGGGCGTGCTGCGCCTGGCCGGTGTGCTGGACTATCGCAGTGGCCCGGCTCTGCGCAAGCAGGGCAAGGCACTGATTACCGCTAGCGGTGAGGCGCGCCTGGTGCTGGATTGCTCCGGCGTGGCGCGCTCAACCAGCGTCGGTTTGTCGCTGTTGCTGGCATTTATCCGAGATGCCCAGGCGGCCGGCAAGGCCTGTGAAGTGCGCAGCATGCCCGACGACATGCGCGAAATTGCCGAGGTCTATGACCTGGATGAAGTGCTGGCAGGCTGA